CGGCAGGGAGTAGCCCAGTCCCGGGATCATCTGAAGAACCTGCTTCAGCGGTCCCATCTTCTGCATCGCCTCGAGCTGGGCGTACATGTCCTTCAGGTTGAACTTACCCTTGAGGAACTTCTCCAGGTCTTCCTCGCTGACGGCCTGCTGTTTCTGGAGCTCCTCGAGCTTCTCCAGAAGTCCCTCGATGTCTCCCATTCCCAGGAGCCGCGAAACAAAGCGCTTCGGGTCGAAGGCTTCGAGGTCGTCTATCCTCTCGCCAACACCGATGAACTTTATCGGGGCGCCAGTTGCGGCGACGGCCGAGAGGGCCCCACCCCCCTTGGCCGAACCGTCGAGCTTGGTGACTATTATCGAGCCTATTGGCGTTGCCTCTTTGAATGCCAGGGCCTGGTTATACGCCTGCTGCCCGATTGTTCCGTCTATGACAAGTATGACCTCGTGGGGCTTTATAGCCTGGCTTATCTGCTTCATCTCCTCTATAAGGCCGGACTCCTCCTTGTGCCTTCCTGCGGAGTCAACGATTATGACATCCACGTCCTTTTCCCTGAAGTATTCGACGCCCTCGCGGGCAAGTTTGACCGCGTCCTTCTCCTCGGGATCGCCGGAGACCTCTATTCCGTACGGTTCGAGGAGCTGCTTGAGCTGGTAGTAAGCGCCCGGACGCCAGGTGTCCGAGCAGACGACACCCACCTTATAGCCCCTCTTCTGGAGGTGCCTCGCAAGTTTCGCCACGCTGGTTGTTTTACCTGAACCCTGGATTCCAACGGTGAGCAGGACGGTGGGCTTCTCCTTCACCTCGAGGGGCTTGGCCTCCTTTCCGAGAAATTTGGTCAGCTCCTCGTAGACTATCTGGATTATGTGCTCCTTCTTTGAGGCTCCTGCAGGGGGCTCCTCCTCAAGGGCCCTCTTTTCTATGGTTTTGGTCAGCTGGAGAACGAGCCTTACGTTAACGTCCGCCTGGATGAGTGCCCTCTGTATATCTCGCACTACCTCCTTTATCGTCGCCTCGTCCACGGTCTTCGAGCGGGCGAGCTTTTTCAGGGCGCTGTTCAGTGCCTTCCCAAGCTTCTCTAGGGCCATTTTCTCTCACCGTAGTGATGGCGTCTCCAAAGTTTATAAACAGTTGGGTCGGTTCCCGGAACAATGCAATGTTCTAATGTGCGCTTTCTCCATAATCGGGAACGTCAGAGCAGATTTCATCGAACATATATGTGCATTTAACTACAAAGGCGGACGACGCTGCTTTTTTGAAGGAGTAAAGAACTCTAGAGGTCATTTGTGGAAATTTGCGGGCCGACAAAGCTTTTAAACCTCTACAGAACCATATATTACTGGGAATGGCGGAACGGAGGTGACACAGATGATGTGGATGGCCCATCTGTACGGGTACATGCTCGAGAGGGAGATGGAGAGGAGGAAGCGTAAGTCCATCCCCGAGGAGCTCGCGTACGTTGAAACGCTGAGGGCTTGATGGTTGAATCATCCCTCACTTTAATAAGGTGCGGTTCTATTTTTACCCCGGTGGTGTCATGAGGATTCACTACGAGTGCATTGCCTGTGCTGTTAATCAGGCTCAGAAAATAACAGAAATGAGTGCAGGAGACTTTGAAAAGCGCAGGAGGGCCATGCTTTTCGTGGCTGGAAAACTCGGTGAGCTCTTCGGAGAGGATTCTATTCCCGCGGTGAGCGGGGGCATGCTATTCCTTGAACTGTACCGCTTCCTTGGGGACGATGACCCGTTCAGCGGTTACAAGGAGACCTCCACAAAGCTGGCCCGAAGGGCGGCCGGGGATCTCGGGGTTCCCGGGGACTTCAAAACCGCCCTCAAGCTGGCGATAGCGGGCAACATCATAGACTTCGCCGTTGGCTACGACCCCTCAAAGATAGAGAAGGACATCATTGGAGTAACCGGGGAGGAGCTTAGCATAGACCACAGCGATGAGCTTCTCAGGGCGCTCGAGAACGCCGGGGTGCTGCTCTACCTCACCGATAACTGCGGGGAGGTGTACTTTGACAGGTTGTTGCTCAAGTTCATACGCGGGAGATTTCCTGGCCTGAGGATATACGTGGCCGCGAAGGACGGCCCAATAATCAATGACGCCACGGTCGGGGACCTGCTGGAGGCGGGGTTCGACGAGTTTGCTGGGGTCGTCTCCACGGGCTCCCGGCTCCCTGGTACTCCCCTGGAATACGCCTCCGAGGAGTTCCGGAGAATCTTCAACGCCGCCGACGTCATAATTGCCAAGGGACAGGCCAACTTTGAGACCCTGAGCGACTTGGGGGACAGTAGGGTGTTCTTCCTCCTCAAGGCCAAGTGCCCTCCAATCGCCCGCGAGCTTGGTGTCGAGAGGGGCTCACTGCTCTGTGTGAGGGGCGGAAAAATAGACGATTGACGATATTATCTTTGACGAATGTCTATTAGAAACCTTTTTATATTTTCAAGTGGTATATGCTCATGGTGATATCTATGACAACGATAATTCGGAAAGATGCGGAAAGGTTTTTGAGGGAGTTAAAGGCTCATTACGGCGATGCCTGGAGGATGCCGCGCAGTAACTACCTGTCCAAGCCAGATTTTGTTGTGGTCGACCCCAAGAGCGGCAAAAAGACAAAAGTAAGCTTCGTTTCCCTTGACGATGGTGAGGTCGTCGGTGTCGTTTACGACGACCTTGGCTGAACTTTCGCTTTTTGACTAATTGTGCCTGTTCTGTTTTGACCGTTGGAAACCATTAAATACTTCCGTGTCGTAAATTTTCCGGTGGAAATAATGGCGGCTGACGTTTATCGCGAGGCTCTGCGACTGGCCTCCGACATAAGGGATAAGTATCTGCGAGCGGTTACCTACGCTAAAATTGGGTACTACATGTATCGGGTTAAAGACCCCGAATACAAAAGCGCTTTTAAGTACGCCGTAAATGCCGCGTCCATAATAGAGAATCCCGTAGTGATGGCAAAGGCCCTCATAGAGATCGCATTCTATTTGAATTCGGTAAACCCCAAAACCGCGATGAAGGTGTTTCAGCAGGCACATGATGCGATTGTTGGGTTTCCCCAGCCTGTGAGGGATGACCTGCTTCTGGAACTTGTATCGAAACTTCTGAACCTCGAGCGGATTGACGATGCGTTCTTTTATGCCGGTGACATTAAGGATCAGGTAAAGCGGAACGACAGTTTGCTCAAAATACTCGGGGCGTACCTCCAACGTGGCAACATGCGCAGGGCCAGACTTGTCGTTGAGGGCATTGAGGGTGAACCGTGGCACTCCATCGCCGCGGTTGAGACCATAAAAACCCACCTCAAAAGGGAGGAGTTTGGAAGCGCGATCAGGGTGCTCTCGGAGCTTAAGAGCGAGTACTGGCTTGGAGAGGCGATGAGGGAAGTTGCGGTTCATCTCAAACACTCCGACGTTCCGAAGGCCACCTACGAGAAGTTCGTTGATATAGCGCTGTCTCTCTCGGGCGAGACAGGTTTTGATGTGCTGAAATCCCTTCTTGTTGGGCTGGGCAACCAGGGGGAACTGGACTTTGTGATGAACATCGTGGAGAAGCTTCCCCCGGAGCAGCGCTGGGCCGTCCTTGAGGGCATAGTGGAAACCTCACTCGACAAGACAGACGTCCTCTCCGGACTCCTTGACCGTGTCGAGGGGGAAGAGTTTGAACAACTGGCCGGACGCATAATGGTGGGACTTCTCTCAGGGAACATCGATCGGAGGTACGTTGACCTGGTCAGGAGGATTGGAGACGCGACTAAAGACGACGCGGTCCGGGTCAAAGTCGCCACGTACCTCTCCAAGCTTGGAGACTTTGACGGTGCATGGGAATTCGCCTCCCGCGTTCGCGGCCACTACCTCCGCTCGTTGGCCTTTGGCAGCATAGCCGTGGCGAAGCTCAATGCAGGGGATATAGACGGGGCCATTGACGCCGCCCTCGAGGTGAAGGACGCCAAGTGGGGCTCCTGGCTTCTCAGCGAGATACTGACGAAGATACTGGAACTCCAGACTGATGGTGAGGTTAGGGAGGACATTGAGGAACGGGCGGAGTACCAGAGGGGGCTCTGGGAAAAGGGCTAACGTTTTAAGACCGCCGCCCTTTCATCTTCCAGGTGATGCTATGCCGAGGATAGCCATTATTGGAGGTTCCGGAGTATACGACCCCAAGCTGCTTCAGAACGTCAGGGAGGAGTTCGTGAACACCCCCTATGGAAGGGTCAGGGTGAAGATCGGGGAGTACGACGGGGAGGAGATAGCCTTCCTCGCGAGGCACGGTGAGGGGCACAGCGTTCCACCGCACAAGATAAACTACCGCGCCAACATCTGGGCGCTCTACGAGCTCGGTGTGGAGAGGATTCTTTCCACGTCTGCCGTCGGCTCCCTCAACGAGGCCATGAAGCCGGGTGACTTCGTCGTTCTCGACCAGCTTCTGGACTTTACCAAGACAAGGCACTACACATTCTACGACGGTGACGAGAGCCCCCACGACAGGAAGTTCGTTGCCCACGTCGATTTCACCGACCCATACTGCCCCGAGCTCAGGAAGGCACTGATAACTGCCGCCAAGGAGCTTGGCTTTGACTATCACCCAACGGGCACCTACGCCTGCATGGAGGGTCCGAGGTTCGAGACTAGGGCGGAGATACGGGCGCTCAAGATACTCGGCGCCGATCTGGTCGGCATGACCCAGTGCCCCGAGGCCGCCTTGGCTAGGGAGCTGGAGATGTGCTACGCCAGCGTCGCCATCGTCACCAACTTCGCCGCCGGCATAAGCACTCAGAAGCTCACCCACACCGAGGTCGTCGAACTTATGGCCAAGAAGAGCGAGGAGATAAAGTACCTCCTCATGAAGTCCATCAAGTACATCCCGAAGGAGAGGCACTGTGGGTGTAAGGACGCCCTGAAGGGTGCGACCGGGGAATGACTCCCCTGCTATTTTTTCTTCATCGCTGAAACCTTCAGTACCCGCGTTTTGAACCAGAGGTTAACGAAAGGTTAAAATCCTTTGGTGTGTAAATATAGCCGAAAACCTTTAGGGGGGTCTAACATGAAGTACGATGTTGTTATCATAGGAGCGAGCGCCGGGGGCCTGACCACAGCGATCTCGGCCCGGAAGTTCTACCCCGACAAAAGCGTTTTGGTCATCAAGAGGGAAGATATCGCCATGATTCCATGTGGCATCCCGTACATCTTTGGCACGCTGAATAGTGTTGACGATGACATTCTCCCGGTCGAGAAGTTCCTGGAGCCTCTTGGCGTGGACATATTGACGGATGAGGTTACTGAGATCGACCCGAGGGCAAAGCTCGTGAGGACTGCCTCAGGGAAGGAGATCGCCTGGGAGAAGCTCGTCCTTGCGACCGGTTCAAAACCCGTGAAGCCGGAGTTCCCGGGCTCGGAGCTGGAGGGAGTCTACACCGTCCCGAAAGACTACCGCTACCTGAAGGAGTTCCGCGAGAGGGTTAAAACTGCGGAGCGGGTCGTCATCGTTGGCGGCGGCTTCATAGCCCTCGAGGTCGGCGATGAGATAAGAAAGCTCGGAAAGGACGTGACGATTCTCGTGAGGAGCAGGCTCCTGAGAAGCTCCTTCGATAGGGAGTTCAGCGAGATGGTCGCGGAACGGCTTGAGGAGAGGGGCATAAAGGTCGTCTATGGGCAGGTTGAGCGGATCCTTGGTGGGGAAAGTGTCGAGCGGGTGAGGCTCATCGACGGAAGCGAGCTCCCCGCGGACCTCGTTATATTCTCCATCGGCTACCGCCCGAACGTTGACCTGGCGGTCAAGGCGGGCCTCAAGGTTACGCGCTACGGCATCTGGACCGACGAATACATGAGAACCTCTCACCCGGACATCTTTGCCGTCGGCGACTGCGTGGAGCACAGGGACTTCTTCACGGGCAAGCCCTACGGTCTGATGCTTGCTTCGACCGCCACCTTCGAAGCCAGAATAGCCGGTGCGAACCTCTTCAAGCTTCAGATAGTTCGCGAGAACAGAAGGACGATAGGCGTTTACTCCACCCACGTTGCGGGACTCACACTGGCCGCCGCTGGGCTGACGGAGGAGGCCGCCAAGAGGGAAGGCTTCGAGGTCATAGTTGGCTATGGAAAAGGCCCCGACAGGCATCCGGCGAAGTTCCAGGACACCTCGATAGTGACGGTTAAGCTCATCTTCTCCCGCGACAGGGGAGCGATACTCGGGGCACAGATAGCTGGTGGAAAGAGCGTTGGTGAGATGATAAACATTCTCGCCCTCGCGATACAGAAGAGACTCACCGCGAGCGAGCTCTACACCCTCCAGATAGCGACCCACCCGCTCCTAACGGCTTCTCCTGTTGGCTACCAGATACTCCAAGCGGCTGAGGATGCGTTGGCGAAGCTGAGAACCTGAGGGGTCGTGCGGTTTCACTTCCCTTTTGTTTGCTCTATTTGGAGAACACTTGAGCAACGCGTTTGCCGGGATCGGGTTTTCTTAGAAGGTGATTCTGCGGACTTACGCCGGGAACAAAAGTCACCCGCGGGAAGCTCCACAAAAGACGCACATAATACCTGCCCGGAAAGCCTTGCCGGAGAATTGGAATGGTGCGGTGGCCGGGATTTGAACCCGGGCCAGCGGCGTGGCAGGCCGCTGTCCTAGACCAGGCTAGACTACCACCGCACTCCGCGGCCCGTTACATACTCACCTGCGGGTGATTTATAAATCTTTCGGTCCCGCGGGACGGTTAAATTTATAAAGCGTTCTCCGGAAGGTTTAGCTGGCAAGTGCCCCGGTGGCCTAGTCTGGATAGGGCGCAAGGCTGCGGACCTTGAGGTCCGGGGTTCGAATCCCCGCCGGGGCGCCACAATCCCTGTTCTAACCGCTGACGTGTTTCCCCGAATGTCCCTTCAAAAAAAGTTCACGACTTAATGAGTGAACCCTTCTCTATGCGTTTTCCCAGCTCGAAGAGGCTTTTTGAGGTTTTTCTCAGGCCATCATCGCCGGTACGTTTAGCCTCGTTCAGCATTTCAAACGCCAGGAACTTCAAAATCCTGCCGAGCTTCCATTCATCCGTGGCCCAGAGAAGGGTTCTTCTAAGGAAGTCCTCCCTCACACCCTTCCTCTTTGTGGCTTCGTAGATAACCAAAAGTCTGGTCGCGGGGTTGTACACCTTGGAGAGATAGTACGGTATCCTGTTTTCGTCCTCGGGGTGAACCCCGATTAGTGCTGCCCCCAGCATGTCCGCTCGCACCAGTTCCTCGAATATCTTCTCGGCGGTCTCAACGTTGCCCCTTTTGAGATACCTCATTCCAATCTCTTCCAGCAGGGCGCTTCTCATGGGCTCGGCCAGCCCCTTGGCGAGTTTCCTTGCCCCCTCGAGGTCTCCCCCATCGATGAGCTTGAGTATGTACTCTGAGACGTACTCGGTTTTCTCGGTATTTTCCCCCGCGAAAACCGGCTTTGGGGGGGTTCTGCCCTCGAGCCTTTTTTCAAACCGCGGTATTATTCCCATCTTCATTTCGCCTTTGATCGGCAGAATTTTGGCGCCCGGCATTATCTTTCCGTCCTTGTACGCCAGTCCGTACGGGAGGGGCTTCAGATCCTCGATGTCGCGGTCAGTGAGATCGAGCTCACTCAGCCTTACCTCTGAAACGCCTTTCTGTATGATGCTCTTTGCGAGGTAGTTGCTCACAGTCCTAAATGCCTTTTTCCGTGTGAACTGATTTGTTATCATCCTCGCCGCCTCGAGGGCTGCTTTGAAGTTCCCCGCCTTTGAAAATAAATACGAGAGGGAGCGCAGGGCCTCGTCTCTTATGGTGGGGGCCACGATTCTTTGGGCTATCTCCAGGGCCCTCTCGGGGTTTTCGGCGTAGGCCTCGGCCACCCATTTGAAGGCGTAGTCGCGCCAGTATCTGTCGGTTATGTCCTCTGCAATGTTTAGGGCCTCTTCTCGTTTTCTCTCTGCCAGCAGGCTTTTGACGGTGAGGAGTTTTGTGTCCATATCAACCCCTCAGCCCCGGGAACCAGACTTTCTTTCCTGCCCTCTCTTTCTCCTCGTCCCACTCCGCGAGTATCTTCACGGCCTCGCTGGCAACGAGGGCGGCCTCCTTCTCCCCGGCCTTTCCGAACTCGTTGGTTACTCTGTTGGCGAAGACGGAGCAGACGCAGCCGGCCCTCAGCCCGTAGATGCTGGAAAGTGTGTAGAGCGTCGCGGCCTCCATCTCGAAGTTGGTGACGTTGGCCTGCCTCAGGTCGTCCATTATGTTCTTCGCAAAGCTCGGGAAGTATCCCTTGAGTCCCGGCCTTCCCTGGCCGAGGTAGAAGCTGTCGGTCGAGGCGGTGATACCGATGTGGTAGCGCACGCCCAAAGTCTCCGCGGCCTCGATAAGGGCGAGGGTAACTTCGAGGTCCGCAGCGGCAGGATACTCAATGCGGACGTACTGCTTCGATGTCCCCTCAAGCCTCACGGCGGCCTTCGCTATAATCAGGTCTCCGATTTCCATTCCCGGCTGGATTGCACCGGTGGAGCCAACGCGGATGAATGTGTCCGCGCCTATCGCGGCCAGCTCCTCTACCGCTATCGCCGTCGAGGGGCCGCCTATTCCCGTCGAGGTCACGCTTATCGGCACGCCTTTGTACTTTCCGGTGTGCGTTCTGTATTCCCTGTGGAATGCTATCTCCCTCGCCTCGTCCCAGAGGGAGCTTATCTTTGGCACCCTCTCGGGGTCTCCCGGCAGGAGGACGTACCTCGAAACGTCCCCCGGCTTGCAGGCTATGTGATACTGATAACCCTCTTCCGTCTGGGGCCTCTCGGCTGAAACGAACTTCTCAACCATGGCAACCACCTTTTTATTCTCTGTGCGTTATGTATTGCCGCCGGAACCTAAAAACCCTTGGGTGGTACCATGCTCGTCTGTTCACACTGCGGAAAGGTGTACCCCGAGACGTTTCGCCTGACCTGTGACTGCGGCGGCACTCTGCTTGTGGAGAGGGACCACGTCGATTTCTTTGGTAGCCTCAGGCCCCATATTGATATGCGGCGCTACCTCAATTTCCTTCCGGTGGACGGGGATTACCTCCCTCCAGCAACGCCGGCGATAACCCCTGTGAGCGCCCTTCGGATCGGCCAAGTCAGTGGGTTCCTCAAGCTCGAATACCTCCAGCCAACCGGTTCCTTTAAGGACAGGGGCACCTACGTGACGGTGGCGAAGCTGAGGGAGGAGGGCATCACCGAGGTCGTCCTCGACAGCTCCGGAAACGCCGCCCTGAGCTTTGCCCTCTACGGCCTCGCTTCCGGGATCAGGGTTCATGGGTTCGTTTCCTACGATACAAGCCCCGGAAAGCTCTCACTCCTCCAGCGCCTTGGAGCGGTGATGCACTTCGTCGACGGTGACAGGATGG
The window above is part of the Thermococcus sp. JdF3 genome. Proteins encoded here:
- a CDS encoding signal recognition particle protein Srp54; amino-acid sequence: MALEKLGKALNSALKKLARSKTVDEATIKEVVRDIQRALIQADVNVRLVLQLTKTIEKRALEEEPPAGASKKEHIIQIVYEELTKFLGKEAKPLEVKEKPTVLLTVGIQGSGKTTSVAKLARHLQKRGYKVGVVCSDTWRPGAYYQLKQLLEPYGIEVSGDPEEKDAVKLAREGVEYFREKDVDVIIVDSAGRHKEESGLIEEMKQISQAIKPHEVILVIDGTIGQQAYNQALAFKEATPIGSIIVTKLDGSAKGGGALSAVAATGAPIKFIGVGERIDDLEAFDPKRFVSRLLGMGDIEGLLEKLEELQKQQAVSEEDLEKFLKGKFNLKDMYAQLEAMQKMGPLKQVLQMIPGLGYSLPDDAVRVGEEKLRRYRIIMDSMTEEELEHPEIINYSRIKRIARGSGTSTAEVRELLNQYNQMKKMFKSMDKRKLAKMAKRFNFGGFGI
- a CDS encoding damage-control phosphatase, whose product is MRIHYECIACAVNQAQKITEMSAGDFEKRRRAMLFVAGKLGELFGEDSIPAVSGGMLFLELYRFLGDDDPFSGYKETSTKLARRAAGDLGVPGDFKTALKLAIAGNIIDFAVGYDPSKIEKDIIGVTGEELSIDHSDELLRALENAGVLLYLTDNCGEVYFDRLLLKFIRGRFPGLRIYVAAKDGPIINDATVGDLLEAGFDEFAGVVSTGSRLPGTPLEYASEEFRRIFNAADVIIAKGQANFETLSDLGDSRVFFLLKAKCPPIARELGVERGSLLCVRGGKIDD
- the mtnP gene encoding S-methyl-5'-thioadenosine phosphorylase; translation: MPRIAIIGGSGVYDPKLLQNVREEFVNTPYGRVRVKIGEYDGEEIAFLARHGEGHSVPPHKINYRANIWALYELGVERILSTSAVGSLNEAMKPGDFVVLDQLLDFTKTRHYTFYDGDESPHDRKFVAHVDFTDPYCPELRKALITAAKELGFDYHPTGTYACMEGPRFETRAEIRALKILGADLVGMTQCPEAALARELEMCYASVAIVTNFAAGISTQKLTHTEVVELMAKKSEEIKYLLMKSIKYIPKERHCGCKDALKGATGE
- a CDS encoding NAD(P)/FAD-dependent oxidoreductase, with amino-acid sequence MKYDVVIIGASAGGLTTAISARKFYPDKSVLVIKREDIAMIPCGIPYIFGTLNSVDDDILPVEKFLEPLGVDILTDEVTEIDPRAKLVRTASGKEIAWEKLVLATGSKPVKPEFPGSELEGVYTVPKDYRYLKEFRERVKTAERVVIVGGGFIALEVGDEIRKLGKDVTILVRSRLLRSSFDREFSEMVAERLEERGIKVVYGQVERILGGESVERVRLIDGSELPADLVIFSIGYRPNVDLAVKAGLKVTRYGIWTDEYMRTSHPDIFAVGDCVEHRDFFTGKPYGLMLASTATFEARIAGANLFKLQIVRENRRTIGVYSTHVAGLTLAAAGLTEEAAKREGFEVIVGYGKGPDRHPAKFQDTSIVTVKLIFSRDRGAILGAQIAGGKSVGEMINILALAIQKRLTASELYTLQIATHPLLTASPVGYQILQAAEDALAKLRT
- a CDS encoding tol-pal system YbgF family protein; the encoded protein is MDTKLLTVKSLLAERKREEALNIAEDITDRYWRDYAFKWVAEAYAENPERALEIAQRIVAPTIRDEALRSLSYLFSKAGNFKAALEAARMITNQFTRKKAFRTVSNYLAKSIIQKGVSEVRLSELDLTDRDIEDLKPLPYGLAYKDGKIMPGAKILPIKGEMKMGIIPRFEKRLEGRTPPKPVFAGENTEKTEYVSEYILKLIDGGDLEGARKLAKGLAEPMRSALLEEIGMRYLKRGNVETAEKIFEELVRADMLGAALIGVHPEDENRIPYYLSKVYNPATRLLVIYEATKRKGVREDFLRRTLLWATDEWKLGRILKFLAFEMLNEAKRTGDDGLRKTSKSLFELGKRIEKGSLIKS
- the udp gene encoding uridine phosphorylase, with the translated sequence MVEKFVSAERPQTEEGYQYHIACKPGDVSRYVLLPGDPERVPKISSLWDEAREIAFHREYRTHTGKYKGVPISVTSTGIGGPSTAIAVEELAAIGADTFIRVGSTGAIQPGMEIGDLIIAKAAVRLEGTSKQYVRIEYPAAADLEVTLALIEAAETLGVRYHIGITASTDSFYLGQGRPGLKGYFPSFAKNIMDDLRQANVTNFEMEAATLYTLSSIYGLRAGCVCSVFANRVTNEFGKAGEKEAALVASEAVKILAEWDEEKERAGKKVWFPGLRG